The Flavobacterium jumunjinense genome includes a region encoding these proteins:
- a CDS encoding class I SAM-dependent rRNA methyltransferase — MSFSKVILKQGKDKSIKRRHPWIFSGAVFGVSQELEDGEMVDVVDDRNNHLGTGFFSNRGSIVVRLLTFGEEVFDENFWKNRLESAWLLRRKLLDFDVTNSFRLIHGEGDGIPGLIIDYYDKNWVIQAHSAGIYLQIEEIAKAIKTYYSDFCETIYCKSSGTLPQTGRDFFLFGEKSETIALENNVKFAVNWVEGQKTGFFLDQRENRKLLMEYAKGKKVLNTFCYTGGFSIYAMSAGAELVTSVDISQKAVDLADRNMELNFKDANHKPVASDVFEYMKENHQEYDVIILDPPAFAKNIKSKHTATQAYKRLNIAGLKALGPKGILFTFSCSQVIDDVLFYNTVAAAAIETGRNIRVLHKLSQGPDHPTNIYHPEGHYLKGLVLFVE, encoded by the coding sequence ATGAGTTTTTCAAAAGTAATATTAAAGCAGGGAAAAGATAAATCAATAAAAAGACGTCACCCGTGGATTTTTAGTGGTGCAGTCTTTGGTGTAAGTCAAGAATTGGAAGATGGAGAAATGGTGGATGTTGTAGATGATAGAAATAATCACCTTGGAACTGGTTTTTTTAGTAATAGAGGAAGTATAGTAGTTCGTCTTTTGACTTTTGGAGAAGAAGTTTTTGATGAAAATTTCTGGAAAAATAGACTAGAATCTGCTTGGTTGTTGAGAAGGAAACTGTTAGATTTTGATGTTACTAATTCATTTCGATTAATTCATGGAGAAGGTGATGGAATTCCAGGTTTGATAATTGATTATTATGATAAAAACTGGGTGATACAAGCTCATTCTGCAGGTATATATTTACAAATTGAAGAAATTGCTAAGGCGATAAAAACGTATTATTCAGATTTTTGTGAAACTATCTATTGTAAAAGTAGTGGAACATTACCGCAAACAGGAAGAGATTTCTTTCTTTTTGGAGAGAAATCAGAAACAATTGCTTTGGAAAACAATGTGAAATTTGCAGTGAATTGGGTTGAAGGGCAGAAAACTGGTTTTTTTCTAGATCAAAGAGAAAATAGAAAGCTACTTATGGAATATGCAAAAGGGAAGAAAGTTTTGAATACTTTTTGTTATACTGGTGGTTTTTCAATATATGCAATGAGCGCAGGAGCAGAATTGGTTACATCGGTTGATATTTCTCAAAAAGCGGTTGATTTAGCCGATAGAAACATGGAGTTGAATTTTAAAGATGCAAATCATAAACCTGTCGCATCTGATGTTTTTGAGTATATGAAAGAGAATCATCAAGAATATGATGTGATAATTTTAGATCCGCCAGCATTTGCAAAAAATATAAAAAGTAAACATACAGCTACTCAGGCTTATAAAAGATTAAATATCGCAGGTTTAAAAGCATTAGGTCCTAAGGGAATTCTATTTACTTTTTCTTGTTCGCAAGTAATAGATGACGTGTTGTTTTATAATACAGTGGCTGCGGCTGCAATTGAAACAGGACGAAATATTCGTGTTTTACACAAGCTATCTCAAGGTCCAGATCATCCAACGAATATTTATCATCCAGAAGGTCATTATTTAAAAGGATTAGTGCTTTTTGTTGAATAA
- a CDS encoding M4 family metallopeptidase: MKNKLQKNVVMLLLATSSFLSTAQVADKNVKEMVLDDKGQPSLIIFNESANVSSANFQNVLKENLKLRSDFNFVKIKDEMDNLGIVHEKYQLYYKTVKVEFATYTIHSKNGRIVSMSGDIYNANTINITPSINGEKALEFAKKAAGNSSFLWEDKREASLINYTKPQGELVLLPDMASIGVERETTDLILAYKFDIYATNPISRGDVYVDAKSGKVLFYNATIKHATNFGHGSAHLFAKKHSCESNNVENNYNLTKTLEALVTGNAATRYSGSQSIETTLSGGSYILKDNTRGSGVNTYDLNTGTNYGSAVNFTDNDNNWTTAEHSANKDNGALDAHWGAEKTYDYWTTKHSRNSFNGSGAAINSYVHYSSNYDNAFWDGSRMTYGDGSGTYFDILTALDVAAHEIGHAVCTYTANLAYQRESGALNEGFSDIWGAAVEFYAAPTKSPWLIGEDIERRSGHAALRSMSNPKSEGQPDTYGGTNWKNPNCGTPTQSNDYCGVHTNSGVLNHWFYILVQGKTGTNDIGSAYNVTGIGMDKAANIAYRLESVYLSANSTFANARSFGIQAATDLYGAASPEVIATTNAFYAVGVGAAYSDGGGDPTTCTTTVTSYPYAEGFENTLGAWAQGSGDDFDWAVNSNGTPSSNTGPSSASQGSYYVYVEASSPNYPSKSTILNSPCFNLTGASAATFTFKYHMYGAAGMGGLKLQASTNGTTWADVWSKTGDQGNSWLSASVDLASYAGNTVRLRFVGTTGSTWQGDIAVDDVALSTGTVTDPTCTNVNINLTFDNYPEETSWQILNASNQVVESGGTYGSQADGSSLTITKCLTAGCYTFKINDSYGDGICCSYGNGSYSVKAGATTLASGASFGASESTNFCVGTTGIVSNLSTITEVQETISFSMYPNPVKGDYLNVISNDGMKDYKVYNLVGQLVLQGQIKNDQVNVSSLNSGVYVIELNTYKEKITKKFIKE, from the coding sequence ATGAAAAACAAATTACAGAAAAATGTAGTAATGCTATTGCTTGCTACTTCTTCTTTTTTGTCAACAGCTCAGGTTGCTGATAAAAATGTTAAGGAGATGGTGTTGGATGACAAAGGACAACCTTCATTAATTATCTTTAATGAAAGTGCTAATGTTTCAAGTGCTAACTTCCAGAATGTATTAAAAGAAAATCTTAAATTGAGAAGCGATTTTAATTTCGTGAAGATTAAAGATGAAATGGACAATTTAGGTATTGTTCATGAAAAGTATCAGTTGTACTATAAAACTGTAAAAGTAGAATTCGCTACCTATACAATCCACTCTAAAAACGGTAGAATAGTTTCAATGAGTGGTGATATTTATAATGCAAATACAATTAATATTACGCCATCTATTAATGGTGAAAAAGCATTAGAGTTTGCCAAAAAAGCAGCAGGAAATAGTTCTTTTTTATGGGAAGACAAAAGAGAGGCTTCTTTAATAAACTATACAAAACCTCAAGGGGAATTAGTATTGTTGCCAGATATGGCAAGTATTGGTGTTGAAAGAGAAACAACAGATTTAATTTTAGCGTATAAATTTGATATTTATGCTACAAATCCGATTAGTAGAGGAGATGTTTATGTAGATGCAAAATCGGGAAAAGTTTTATTTTATAATGCAACAATTAAGCATGCAACAAATTTCGGACATGGATCTGCTCATTTGTTTGCTAAAAAACATAGCTGCGAATCAAATAATGTTGAAAACAATTATAATTTAACTAAAACTTTAGAAGCTTTAGTTACAGGTAATGCAGCAACAAGATATAGTGGTAGTCAGAGTATTGAAACTACTTTAAGTGGTGGTAGCTATATCTTAAAAGACAACACTAGAGGTAGTGGAGTTAATACCTATGATCTGAACACAGGGACTAATTATGGATCTGCTGTAAATTTTACTGATAATGATAATAATTGGACAACTGCTGAGCATAGTGCAAACAAAGATAACGGCGCTTTAGATGCGCATTGGGGAGCAGAGAAAACATATGATTACTGGACTACAAAGCACAGTAGAAATAGTTTTAATGGTTCTGGAGCTGCAATAAATAGTTATGTGCATTATAGTTCTAATTATGATAATGCATTTTGGGATGGTTCTAGAATGACTTACGGTGATGGTAGTGGTACTTATTTTGATATTTTAACTGCATTAGATGTAGCAGCTCATGAAATTGGTCATGCAGTATGTACTTATACAGCTAATTTGGCGTATCAAAGAGAGTCTGGGGCATTAAATGAAGGTTTTTCAGATATTTGGGGAGCAGCTGTTGAGTTTTATGCAGCACCAACTAAGAGCCCATGGTTAATTGGAGAAGATATTGAAAGACGTTCAGGGCATGCAGCACTTCGTTCAATGAGTAATCCAAAAAGTGAAGGACAACCAGATACTTATGGTGGTACAAATTGGAAAAACCCAAACTGTGGAACTCCAACTCAGTCAAATGATTATTGTGGTGTTCATACAAATAGCGGAGTATTAAACCATTGGTTCTATATTTTAGTTCAAGGAAAAACAGGAACTAATGATATTGGTAGCGCATATAATGTTACAGGAATAGGAATGGATAAAGCGGCAAATATTGCATATCGTTTAGAAAGTGTTTATTTATCTGCAAATTCAACTTTCGCTAATGCAAGGTCATTTGGTATTCAAGCAGCAACAGATTTGTATGGAGCTGCTTCTCCAGAAGTAATCGCAACAACAAATGCTTTTTATGCTGTTGGAGTTGGCGCTGCTTATTCTGATGGTGGTGGAGATCCAACAACATGTACAACAACAGTAACTTCTTACCCATATGCTGAAGGTTTTGAAAATACTTTAGGAGCTTGGGCTCAAGGTTCAGGTGATGATTTTGATTGGGCAGTAAACTCAAACGGAACACCTTCAAGTAATACAGGACCGTCTAGTGCTTCTCAAGGATCATATTATGTATATGTAGAAGCTTCTAGCCCTAATTATCCAAGTAAATCTACAATTTTAAATTCACCTTGTTTCAATTTAACTGGAGCATCTGCGGCTACTTTTACATTCAAATACCACATGTATGGAGCTGCTGGAATGGGAGGTTTAAAATTACAAGCAAGTACGAATGGTACTACTTGGGCAGATGTTTGGTCTAAAACAGGTGATCAAGGTAATTCATGGTTAAGTGCTTCTGTTGATTTAGCTTCTTATGCAGGAAATACAGTAAGATTAAGATTTGTAGGAACTACAGGTTCAACTTGGCAAGGTGATATAGCTGTTGATGATGTTGCATTATCTACAGGAACAGTAACTGATCCAACATGTACTAACGTGAATATTAATTTAACATTCGATAATTATCCAGAAGAAACTAGCTGGCAAATATTGAATGCTAGTAATCAAGTAGTAGAATCAGGTGGAACATATGGAAGTCAAGCAGACGGTTCTTCTTTAACAATTACAAAATGTTTAACTGCAGGTTGTTATACTTTTAAAATTAATGATAGCTATGGAGATGGTATTTGTTGTTCATATGGTAACGGAAGTTATTCTGTTAAAGCAGGTGCAACTACTCTAGCAAGTGGAGCTAGTTTTGGAGCAAGTGAGTCTACAAACTTCTGCGTTGGAACAACAGGAATAGTTTCTAACCTAAGTACAATAACAGAAGTACAAGAAACAATTTCATTCTCAATGTATCCAAATCCAGTAAAAGGAGATTATCTAAACGTTATCTCTAATGATGGAATGAAAGATTATAAAGTATATAATTTAGTAGGACAATTAGTTTTACAAGGTCAAATTAAAAATGACCAAGTTAATGTGAGCTCTCTAAATAGTGGAGTTTATGTTATCGAGTTAAATACTTATAAAGAGAAAATAACTAAGAAATTCATAAAAGAATAA
- a CDS encoding fumarate hydratase, whose protein sequence is MDFIYQDPYPIEKDDTQYKKISSDYVKVEKLGDREILTIAPKGLELLSEVAMNDVSFMLRTKHLKSLANILEDPEATDNDRFVAYNLLQNASVAIEGELPSCQDTGTAIVMGKKGENVYTGVDDAEWLSRGIFNTYEKKNLRYSQIVPISMFEEKNSGSNLPAQIDIYAKKGASYEFLFLAKGGGSANKTFLYQKTKSLLNEKSMEEFIKEKIKDLGTSACPPYHLALVIGGTSAEANLAAVKKASAGYFDNLPTSGNMAGQAFRDLEWEKKVQQICQESAIGAQFGGKYFTHDVRVIRLPRHAASCPVGLGVSCSADRNIKGKITKEGIFVEQLETNPGQFLPEVAPHLQPAVEIDLNRPMADILAELTKYPIKTRLKLNGTVIVARDIAHAKIKELLDTGKPMPEYFKNHPIYYAGPAKTPEGMPSGSFGPTTAGRMDPYVGEFQAAGGSMIMLAKGNRSQQVTEACGKYGGFYLGSIGGPAAILAKDNILKVEVVDFPELGMEAVRKITVKDFPAFIITDDKGNDFFANL, encoded by the coding sequence ATGGATTTTATATATCAAGATCCGTATCCAATTGAAAAAGACGATACGCAATACAAAAAAATAAGTTCTGATTACGTAAAAGTTGAAAAACTAGGCGACAGAGAAATTTTAACAATTGCCCCAAAAGGTTTAGAACTGCTTTCTGAAGTAGCAATGAATGATGTTTCTTTTATGCTTAGAACAAAACACTTAAAAAGTTTGGCTAACATACTAGAAGACCCAGAAGCAACTGATAACGATCGTTTTGTTGCTTACAATTTATTACAAAATGCTTCTGTTGCTATAGAAGGAGAGCTTCCTTCTTGTCAAGATACTGGAACAGCCATTGTAATGGGAAAAAAAGGGGAAAATGTTTACACAGGAGTAGATGATGCTGAATGGTTATCAAGAGGTATTTTTAATACTTACGAAAAAAAGAACCTTCGTTATTCTCAAATTGTACCTATCAGTATGTTTGAAGAAAAAAATTCAGGCTCTAATTTGCCCGCACAAATTGATATTTATGCAAAAAAAGGAGCTTCTTATGAGTTTTTATTTCTTGCCAAAGGTGGTGGTTCTGCAAACAAAACTTTCTTATACCAAAAGACGAAATCATTATTAAATGAAAAGTCAATGGAGGAGTTTATTAAAGAAAAAATTAAAGATTTAGGAACTTCTGCTTGCCCACCTTATCATTTAGCATTAGTAATTGGTGGTACATCTGCAGAAGCCAACCTAGCTGCTGTAAAAAAAGCATCTGCAGGCTATTTCGACAACCTCCCTACTTCTGGAAATATGGCTGGTCAGGCTTTTAGAGATTTAGAATGGGAGAAAAAAGTACAACAAATTTGCCAAGAAAGTGCTATTGGAGCACAATTTGGTGGAAAATATTTCACACATGATGTTCGTGTTATCCGCTTACCACGTCATGCTGCTTCTTGTCCAGTTGGATTAGGAGTATCGTGTTCAGCAGATAGAAACATTAAAGGAAAAATTACTAAAGAAGGAATTTTTGTTGAGCAATTAGAAACAAATCCTGGTCAATTTCTTCCTGAAGTTGCACCTCATTTACAACCAGCCGTTGAAATCGATTTAAATCGTCCGATGGCTGATATTTTAGCAGAATTAACTAAATATCCAATTAAGACACGTTTAAAATTAAACGGAACAGTTATCGTTGCTAGAGATATTGCACATGCAAAAATTAAAGAACTCTTAGATACTGGGAAACCAATGCCTGAGTATTTTAAAAATCATCCTATTTATTATGCTGGTCCTGCAAAGACACCAGAGGGAATGCCTTCTGGAAGTTTTGGACCAACTACAGCTGGAAGAATGGATCCTTATGTTGGAGAGTTCCAAGCTGCTGGTGGAAGTATGATTATGTTAGCTAAAGGAAATCGTTCGCAACAAGTTACTGAGGCTTGTGGTAAATATGGCGGTTTTTACCTTGGTTCTATTGGTGGTCCTGCTGCAATTCTAGCAAAAGACAACATTTTAAAAGTTGAAGTTGTCGATTTTCCTGAATTAGGAATGGAAGCGGTAAGAAAAATTACAGTTAAAGATTTCCCTGCATTTATTATTACAGATGATAAAGGAAATGATTTCTTTGCAAATCTATAA
- a CDS encoding response regulator transcription factor, translating to MKPITIVIADSQNLYRIGLRSVIKKHFKNVQIRETCIKNEVLKWLKKEEINYLFLDPYNIKSFEIDEIKTLNIAYPNCKIIITTCSHNELSEELLIRKIIKGYICKTNKELIFHEAISKIEENEEYVCNEILSKFFKNKVENKFKAQYQLTERETEILKLIGQGKSGEQIANDLFISIHTFRTHRKNIMKKTNINSTSKLVVHAISNHLS from the coding sequence ATGAAACCGATTACAATTGTTATTGCAGATAGTCAAAATCTATATAGAATTGGACTTAGATCAGTAATAAAAAAACACTTTAAGAATGTACAAATTAGGGAAACATGCATAAAAAATGAGGTGTTAAAATGGTTAAAAAAAGAGGAGATAAATTACTTGTTTTTAGATCCTTATAATATAAAAAGCTTTGAAATAGATGAAATTAAAACACTTAATATAGCTTACCCAAATTGTAAAATCATTATAACTACTTGCTCACATAATGAACTTTCTGAGGAACTTTTAATTAGAAAAATAATAAAAGGCTATATCTGTAAAACAAATAAAGAGTTAATTTTTCATGAAGCAATAAGTAAGATCGAAGAAAACGAAGAATATGTTTGCAATGAAATATTAAGTAAGTTTTTCAAAAATAAAGTTGAAAATAAATTTAAGGCACAATATCAATTAACAGAAAGGGAAACTGAAATTTTAAAATTAATTGGTCAAGGAAAGAGTGGCGAACAAATAGCAAACGACTTGTTTATAAGCATACATACATTTAGAACGCATAGAAAAAATATAATGAAAAAGACAAATATAAATTCTACTTCAAAATTAGTTGTTCACGCAATAAGTAATCATTTAAGCTAA
- a CDS encoding pyridoxal phosphate-dependent decarboxylase family protein, which translates to MNILEQTKQDSKNKLVVVNHPREHIFSNEKIGISNYKKSMKKAIHAISNTLKDRKTPFTGKSIAVLREKFNKIQLEHFKETHSLEYVIEELKELYLDDCVHFHHPKYIAHLNCPILTPTLVAETFISSLNSSMDTWDQSTGGTFIELKLIEWTLDILGFPTEGDGIFTSGGTQSNMMGLLLARDFYIKNNYDIDPKMEGLPADASKFRVFCSDVSHFSLKKNLSLLGLGQNAVIPITVDADFKMDVKKLELAIEEQKQLGNIPIAIVGTAGTTDFGSIDPLPIISAIAKQNKLWFHVDAAYGGGLLISEKHKSKLRGIELADSATIDYHKTFYQPVSSSGFFMRDKSFIDYIKYHADYLNSKEQEEEGIPNMVKKSIQTTRRFDALKLWFTLRMIGVEGLSSYLEKAIESAQFTAQYLSERKDFEIIHQPEISAVVFRYTPYSGLDATYCNLNSHIRKAMFNEGKAIITSTKVKEEVFLKFTLLNPLTTTKDIEEVIDLIVFHGQQYSLKN; encoded by the coding sequence ATGAATATACTTGAACAAACAAAGCAAGATTCAAAAAATAAATTAGTAGTTGTAAATCATCCTAGAGAGCATATTTTTTCAAATGAAAAGATTGGGATTTCAAATTACAAAAAGAGTATGAAAAAAGCAATTCACGCTATTAGTAATACGCTAAAAGATAGGAAAACTCCTTTTACAGGGAAGTCAATTGCTGTATTAAGAGAAAAATTTAACAAGATTCAGTTGGAACATTTTAAAGAAACACATTCTTTAGAATATGTTATTGAAGAGTTGAAGGAATTGTATTTAGATGATTGTGTGCATTTTCATCATCCAAAATATATTGCGCATTTAAATTGTCCGATTCTTACTCCAACTTTGGTAGCAGAAACTTTTATTTCTTCTCTAAATTCATCTATGGATACTTGGGATCAAAGTACAGGAGGAACTTTTATAGAGTTAAAATTGATCGAATGGACCTTAGATATCTTAGGTTTTCCTACAGAAGGTGATGGGATTTTTACCAGTGGAGGAACACAGTCTAACATGATGGGATTATTGTTAGCAAGGGATTTTTACATTAAAAACAATTATGATATTGATCCAAAAATGGAGGGTTTACCAGCAGATGCTTCTAAATTTAGGGTATTTTGTTCAGATGTAAGTCATTTTAGTTTAAAGAAAAACCTGAGCTTGTTAGGACTAGGACAAAACGCTGTTATTCCGATTACAGTTGATGCTGATTTTAAAATGGACGTTAAAAAATTAGAATTAGCCATTGAAGAGCAGAAGCAATTAGGAAATATTCCTATAGCTATTGTAGGAACAGCAGGGACAACCGATTTTGGCTCAATTGATCCATTACCAATAATTTCAGCCATAGCAAAACAAAATAAATTATGGTTTCATGTTGATGCGGCTTATGGCGGTGGTTTGCTAATAAGTGAGAAACATAAAAGCAAACTAAGAGGTATAGAATTAGCCGATTCGGCAACGATAGATTATCATAAAACATTTTATCAACCAGTAAGTTCTAGTGGGTTTTTCATGAGAGATAAATCTTTTATAGACTATATAAAATACCATGCAGATTACCTTAATTCGAAAGAACAAGAAGAAGAAGGTATTCCCAATATGGTTAAAAAATCAATACAAACCACAAGACGATTTGATGCTTTGAAACTTTGGTTTACATTAAGAATGATTGGTGTTGAAGGATTGAGTTCCTATTTAGAAAAAGCAATAGAGAGCGCTCAATTTACAGCTCAGTATTTAAGCGAGAGGAAAGATTTTGAAATCATTCATCAACCGGAAATTAGTGCAGTTGTTTTTAGATATACTCCTTATTCTGGTTTAGATGCTACCTATTGTAACTTGAATAGTCACATTCGAAAGGCAATGTTTAATGAAGGAAAAGCGATCATTACAAGTACAAAAGTGAAGGAAGAAGTGTTTTTAAAATTCACCTTATTAAATCCGTTAACAACAACAAAAGATATTGAAGAAGTGATTGACCTAATTGTTTTTCATGGGCAACAATATTCATTAAAAAATTAG
- a CDS encoding lysine N(6)-hydroxylase/L-ornithine N(5)-oxygenase family protein, giving the protein MQNTTYDFIAVGVGPFNLGLACLTQPIKDINGLFFDKNESFNWHPGMLLEDTTLQIPFLADLVTLADPTSPFSFLNYIKEQGKMYSFYIRENFLLLRNEYNQYCQWAIEKMSNIYFNTEVIQIDYSESEAYYMVTTKCTKTETITIYTTKKIVLGTGTSPHIPKSCQNLKENAIHSANYLQNKSELQKKKSITVLGSGQSAAEVFNDLLQEIDTYNYQLNWITRSPRFFPMDYSKLTLEMTSPEYVDYFYNLPEEKRDELLSSQKLLYKGINKDLIGSIFDTIYHKKVIGAIDVNLRTNSACIQSNYDEESEKFNLELHQVEQDQKYRHTTEALVLATGYSYKLPGFLEGISERILWDKKGRFATNRNYSIDANAAEIFVQNAESHTHGFVTPDLGMACYRNSYIIKEITGIEYYPIEKRIAFQQFEVTKEEAIHSEAFELIS; this is encoded by the coding sequence ATGCAAAATACAACATACGATTTTATAGCAGTAGGAGTAGGTCCATTCAATTTAGGTTTGGCTTGTTTAACACAACCAATAAAAGATATAAACGGTTTGTTTTTTGATAAAAATGAATCATTCAATTGGCATCCAGGCATGCTTTTAGAAGATACAACCTTACAAATTCCATTTCTTGCTGATTTGGTCACTCTTGCTGATCCAACGAGCCCTTTTAGTTTTCTAAATTACATCAAGGAACAAGGAAAAATGTATTCGTTCTATATTAGAGAAAACTTTTTGTTGTTAAGAAACGAATACAATCAATATTGTCAATGGGCAATAGAGAAAATGTCGAATATTTATTTTAATACTGAAGTAATTCAAATTGATTATAGCGAATCGGAAGCTTATTATATGGTGACAACCAAATGTACAAAAACGGAAACGATAACGATTTATACGACTAAGAAAATTGTTTTAGGAACAGGAACGTCTCCACATATTCCAAAATCGTGCCAAAACCTGAAAGAAAATGCAATTCATTCTGCAAATTATCTTCAAAACAAAAGCGAACTTCAAAAAAAGAAATCCATCACTGTTTTAGGAAGCGGGCAAAGTGCTGCTGAAGTGTTTAATGATTTACTACAAGAAATAGATACGTATAATTATCAACTGAACTGGATAACACGTTCGCCTCGCTTTTTCCCAATGGATTATAGTAAGCTAACCTTAGAAATGACTTCTCCTGAATATGTTGACTATTTCTATAATTTACCAGAAGAGAAAAGAGATGAACTATTAAGTAGTCAGAAATTGCTATATAAAGGAATCAATAAAGATTTGATTGGAAGTATATTCGATACTATTTATCATAAAAAAGTAATAGGAGCTATCGATGTGAATTTGAGAACCAATTCAGCATGCATTCAATCCAATTATGATGAGGAATCTGAGAAATTCAATTTAGAATTACATCAGGTAGAACAAGATCAAAAATACCGTCATACCACAGAAGCTTTAGTTTTAGCAACAGGTTATAGTTATAAGTTACCGGGATTTTTAGAAGGCATTTCAGAACGCATCCTTTGGGATAAAAAAGGAAGATTTGCAACCAATAGAAATTATAGTATTGATGCAAATGCTGCTGAAATTTTTGTGCAAAATGCAGAATCGCATACGCATGGTTTTGTAACACCCGATTTAGGTATGGCTTGTTATAGAAATTCCTATATTATTAAAGAAATTACTGGGATAGAATACTATCCAATTGAAAAAAGAATTGCTTTCCAACAATTTGAAGTAACAAAAGAAGAAGCGATTCACTCGGAAGCTTTTGAATTAATCTCATAA
- a CDS encoding heparan-alpha-glucosaminide N-acetyltransferase domain-containing protein, which translates to MKTLEKRITAIDVARGISVLFMIIIHTMLIYGDLETQNHTILGEIVLWLGRGTAMFLITMGISFVLSRRQSFTAVSKRALYILGIGYGMNLLKFIVPEFVFGGLPTAFVEAYGLTSQTLEATLFFLLLGDILQLAGITLFLMAIINHFSSSKYVPLLIATIILFVSKEVSGFRIDVLGINYICDLFFSDQFNVYFPVFPWSAFILIGMFLGRWYKETNENKAQFFKNTLKVGLFSVVVGGLLNFTNPSYHFADYYHLGPGGTILLLGINLLLLWSINKLVVFFGERKTIFKRISFYSKNVTSLYVIQWVIINWGMYVFGFWKHQQGMVLLLIPLMIVLTTLVQIAYSYVRKQIQLSIKEIKIAPKRIFKST; encoded by the coding sequence ATGAAAACCCTTGAGAAAAGAATTACTGCTATTGATGTGGCTCGTGGAATAAGCGTTTTGTTTATGATTATTATTCATACGATGTTAATTTATGGTGATTTGGAGACGCAAAACCATACTATTCTTGGAGAAATTGTGCTTTGGTTAGGTAGAGGAACAGCGATGTTTCTTATTACCATGGGAATTTCTTTCGTACTCTCTAGAAGACAATCATTTACAGCCGTTTCTAAACGAGCCTTGTATATTTTAGGAATAGGATATGGAATGAATTTATTAAAGTTTATTGTTCCAGAATTTGTGTTTGGAGGTTTGCCCACAGCTTTTGTAGAAGCTTACGGATTAACTTCTCAAACACTTGAAGCAACACTGTTTTTCTTATTGTTAGGTGATATTTTACAATTAGCAGGAATCACATTATTCCTTATGGCAATAATCAATCATTTTAGTAGTAGTAAATACGTGCCCTTACTTATTGCAACCATCATTCTTTTTGTTTCAAAAGAGGTAAGTGGTTTCCGTATAGATGTTTTAGGAATAAATTATATATGCGATTTGTTTTTTAGCGATCAATTCAACGTTTATTTCCCTGTTTTCCCTTGGAGCGCTTTTATATTAATAGGAATGTTTTTAGGGAGATGGTATAAAGAGACTAATGAAAATAAAGCACAATTCTTTAAAAACACACTTAAAGTAGGTTTGTTTTCTGTGGTAGTTGGTGGTCTATTAAATTTTACAAATCCATCCTATCATTTTGCAGATTATTATCATTTGGGACCAGGTGGAACAATTCTTCTATTAGGGATAAACCTTCTTCTTCTTTGGAGCATAAATAAACTAGTAGTTTTCTTTGGAGAACGAAAAACAATCTTTAAAAGAATAAGTTTCTATAGTAAAAATGTAACAAGTCTCTATGTAATTCAATGGGTAATCATCAACTGGGGAATGTATGTTTTTGGGTTTTGGAAACACCAACAAGGAATGGTTTTACTACTTATTCCATTAATGATTGTACTCACAACGCTGGTGCAAATCGCCTATTCCTATGTTAGAAAACAAATACAATTATCAATAAAAGAAATAAAAATAGCTCCTAAAAGAATTTTTAAATCAACATAA